A single region of the candidate division KSB1 bacterium genome encodes:
- a CDS encoding HAMP domain-containing histidine kinase has product MKLNIYHLKGKFKGLLFIFAILIIILLLLHSQRIVNQLRAESRDILQFYANLYASAASEETSSNLNFIFEEIILRTNFPIIQTDPESNPIAWKGIEIESNDQSPAAIGKVKGMVEVMRHDSDPIPLKYQEIMLGYLYYGDSKLIRQLQMLPYIGIAVVGLFVLISFLGFRSIQRSEQQFIWVGMSKETAHQIGTPLSSLMGWLELLKSKVGDKDSLKNLGEMEKDIERLNRVAARFSQIGSKADLKEEKIASIISDVVRYFKTRLPQGGKRVKIVENYHVNSTVALNKDLFEWVIENLLKNAIDAIEKDVGRIEINLNELKNGRHRVCIDISDNGRGIDAKRKSEVFKPGYSTKKRGWGLGLSLAKRIIDQYHGGKLTVKESKTHQGTTMRILL; this is encoded by the coding sequence ATGAAACTTAATATCTACCACCTTAAAGGAAAATTCAAGGGCCTGCTGTTTATCTTTGCAATTTTGATAATCATTCTTTTGCTATTACATAGCCAGCGGATTGTGAATCAACTTCGAGCAGAGTCCAGGGATATTTTACAGTTTTATGCAAATCTTTATGCCTCCGCCGCCTCTGAAGAGACCAGCTCAAATCTCAACTTCATTTTTGAAGAAATTATTCTACGGACCAACTTCCCAATTATCCAAACCGATCCTGAAAGCAACCCAATTGCCTGGAAAGGGATAGAAATTGAGTCTAACGATCAATCGCCCGCGGCAATCGGGAAAGTCAAAGGCATGGTTGAGGTAATGAGGCACGATTCTGATCCGATTCCTTTAAAATATCAGGAAATCATGCTGGGCTATCTCTACTACGGCGATTCCAAGCTAATTAGACAGCTTCAGATGCTGCCGTATATTGGAATTGCTGTAGTGGGTCTGTTTGTCTTGATTAGCTTTTTGGGATTTCGAAGTATTCAGAGAAGTGAGCAGCAATTCATTTGGGTTGGGATGTCTAAAGAAACAGCACACCAAATCGGCACACCGCTTTCCTCCCTCATGGGTTGGCTGGAATTGTTAAAATCTAAGGTAGGCGATAAAGATAGTTTAAAAAACCTGGGAGAGATGGAAAAAGACATTGAGCGGTTAAATAGGGTAGCCGCCCGCTTTTCACAAATTGGCTCTAAGGCAGATTTAAAAGAAGAAAAAATAGCCTCCATTATTTCAGATGTGGTCAGGTATTTTAAAACCCGGCTTCCGCAAGGGGGTAAGCGGGTGAAGATTGTTGAGAATTATCACGTTAACTCCACTGTTGCGCTCAACAAAGATTTATTTGAATGGGTGATTGAAAATTTATTGAAAAATGCAATAGATGCCATTGAAAAGGATGTTGGCCGAATCGAAATAAATTTGAATGAGTTGAAAAATGGCCGGCATCGCGTCTGTATTGATATTTCAGATAATGGCCGCGGCATAGACGCCAAGAGAAAAAGCGAAGTATTTAAGCCCGGCTACAGTACAAAGAAAAGAGGGTGGGGGCTTGGTTTGAGTCTGGCGAAACGAATTATCGATCAATACCACGGCGGTAAACTGACGGTTAAAGAGTCCAAGACCCATCAAGGCACGACCATGAGAATTTTGCTTTAA
- a CDS encoding NAD-dependent epimerase/dehydratase family protein, whose product MKIHLVSGGCGFVGRNVVKRILATTEDKVFVVDDLSTGLHPSHWLQNAVSHKNKDLEVMEGERLFFWRGDFRIFLRNLLSNPDYLTENYGLRVKKFSDVHHFAAIVGGRAKIEGDPIAVGIDLAIDAEFFYWVCQHKPERVLYPSSSAAYPVNLQSETQSVALVEKAIDFEANALGKPDMTYGWSKLTGEYLAKIAAEHYGLSVTCIRPFSGYGEDQDLSYPIPAIAARAARRENPFEVWGDGKQGRDFVHIDDCLDCMFLAMDEITDGSAINIGAGKLTTFLEIIELFCKFANYKPEIKPLLDKPVGVHSRYADMNYVAERLGWKPRISLESGLRRVYDKALEPKS is encoded by the coding sequence ATGAAAATTCACTTAGTTTCCGGCGGCTGCGGATTTGTAGGTCGAAATGTTGTAAAACGAATCCTAGCAACAACCGAAGATAAAGTATTTGTTGTCGACGATCTTTCTACCGGACTGCATCCGTCGCATTGGTTGCAAAACGCCGTATCTCATAAGAACAAAGATTTAGAAGTGATGGAGGGTGAGCGGCTTTTTTTCTGGCGCGGTGATTTCCGGATATTTTTACGAAACCTCCTGTCAAATCCGGATTATTTAACTGAGAATTACGGACTTCGTGTGAAAAAATTCAGCGATGTTCACCATTTTGCCGCGATTGTTGGCGGCCGTGCGAAAATAGAAGGCGATCCGATAGCCGTCGGGATAGACCTTGCAATCGACGCCGAGTTCTTTTACTGGGTGTGTCAACATAAACCTGAGAGAGTGCTTTATCCAAGTTCAAGCGCCGCTTATCCGGTCAATTTGCAATCGGAGACCCAATCAGTAGCCCTGGTTGAAAAGGCAATCGATTTTGAGGCCAACGCCCTGGGTAAACCGGATATGACCTACGGCTGGTCGAAACTCACCGGTGAATACCTCGCAAAGATTGCCGCCGAACATTATGGGCTTTCTGTGACTTGCATCCGGCCATTTTCCGGATATGGAGAAGACCAGGATCTGAGCTACCCGATTCCAGCGATTGCAGCCCGTGCCGCGCGCAGAGAAAATCCCTTCGAAGTTTGGGGGGACGGAAAACAGGGAAGAGATTTCGTCCATATCGATGACTGCCTCGATTGTATGTTTCTCGCGATGGATGAAATCACTGACGGCTCTGCGATCAATATCGGCGCCGGAAAGTTGACTACTTTTTTAGAAATCATCGAACTATTTTGCAAATTTGCCAATTATAAACCCGAGATCAAGCCCCTTTTAGACAAACCCGTGGGCGTCCACTCTCGTTATGCAGATATGAATTATGTCGCTGAACGATTGGGCTGGAAACCCAGAATTTCTCTGGAATCCGGCTTGCGCCGGGTCTATGACAAAGCCTTAGAACCCAAAAGTTGA
- a CDS encoding ABC transporter permease gives MIVSENILVALQSLKANPLRSILTLIGIGVGIGAVLYVVVLGEMTQRSINERLEALGSNVLTIRPGYGHRGRVRTAASVVNLKYKDAVEILKTSEVITNVVPTYSSNSSVEFRDKNTNTRITGTLPEYQTINNEKVVEGRFFTHDELRERSRVCVLGATVHEEVFENASPIGKSVLINSKRFQVVGLLGAKGETWGDPDNQVFVPLTTAQERLFGVDHLSSILAQMRSPEDYDEALFDIENMLRRNHRLRPEQENDFRVRRQDFYLSTIQDTNKEIGEFIIVIALVSLLVGGIGIANIMLVSVTERIREIGIRRAIGARKIYIIVQFLTEAVLLGILGGLLGVVGGSTFNHFNIGEELILPWIWIGYSFVICAGIGVIAGLYPAIRAANANVIDALRYE, from the coding sequence ATGATAGTTAGTGAGAACATTCTGGTAGCGCTGCAAAGTTTAAAAGCCAATCCTTTGCGTTCGATCTTAACGCTCATCGGTATCGGAGTGGGGATTGGGGCCGTGCTGTACGTTGTCGTTTTAGGAGAAATGACACAGCGAAGCATCAACGAGCGGCTCGAAGCGCTTGGCTCCAATGTTTTGACCATTCGGCCAGGATACGGGCACAGGGGCCGAGTGCGCACTGCGGCCAGTGTCGTAAATTTAAAATATAAGGATGCAGTGGAAATTTTAAAAACTTCGGAAGTTATCACTAATGTCGTCCCAACCTATTCAAGTAATAGCAGCGTAGAATTTAGAGACAAAAACACGAATACACGTATAACCGGCACATTACCTGAATACCAAACGATAAACAACGAAAAAGTTGTTGAAGGCAGGTTTTTTACACACGACGAACTGAGAGAAAGATCCCGGGTCTGCGTCCTCGGTGCCACAGTTCATGAAGAGGTTTTTGAAAATGCCTCTCCCATCGGTAAGTCTGTCTTGATTAATTCCAAACGATTCCAGGTGGTTGGGCTCTTGGGCGCAAAAGGTGAAACCTGGGGTGACCCCGATAACCAGGTTTTTGTGCCATTGACAACCGCACAGGAACGTCTTTTTGGGGTTGATCATTTATCCAGTATTCTGGCACAAATGCGCTCTCCGGAAGATTACGATGAAGCCTTGTTTGATATCGAGAATATGCTGCGTCGCAACCATCGCTTACGCCCCGAACAGGAAAATGACTTTCGGGTCCGCAGGCAGGATTTCTACTTGTCTACCATTCAAGACACCAACAAAGAAATTGGTGAATTTATTATTGTCATTGCCCTCGTTTCACTACTGGTAGGCGGCATTGGAATTGCCAACATCATGCTGGTTTCCGTGACCGAACGAATTCGGGAAATCGGCATCCGCCGGGCCATCGGCGCCAGAAAAATTTATATCATTGTGCAATTTTTAACCGAAGCGGTTTTATTAGGAATTCTCGGCGGTTTATTGGGAGTTGTGGGCGGCTCGACTTTCAACCATTTTAATATCGGTGAAGAGCTTATCCTGCCCTGGATTTGGATCGGCTACAGTTTTGTGATTTGCGCCGGAATTGGTGTCATCGCCGGCCTCTACCCCGCTATCCGCGCCGCCAATGCCAACGTGATAGACGCGTTGCGGTATGAATAA
- a CDS encoding dienelactone hydrolase family protein, with protein sequence MTRVFLTVIALLLSFGAVTAQDHVLKRLNESPRHHEWVNIKYENRVIQAFLVFPEVKEKAPAVLVIHENRGLTDWVRGVADQLAEVGYIAIAPDLLSGMGPDGGKTSDFADRNAARDGIYKLTPEQVSADLNATFDYVSNLEACNGKVAVGGFCWGGSQTFRFATNNSDLKAAFVFYGRRPKEKEALEKIKCPVYGFYGGNDARVNATIPETVELMKALDKTYDPVTYEGAGHGFMRAGEAPDASEANKKARAEGWARWKKLLKEI encoded by the coding sequence ATGACCAGAGTCTTTCTGACCGTTATTGCTTTACTTTTATCATTTGGAGCGGTAACTGCCCAAGATCATGTCTTAAAACGTCTGAACGAATCCCCGCGTCACCACGAATGGGTTAACATCAAATATGAGAATCGCGTGATCCAGGCGTTTTTGGTTTTCCCCGAGGTTAAAGAAAAGGCACCTGCCGTCTTAGTCATCCATGAAAACCGCGGCCTCACCGACTGGGTTCGCGGCGTTGCCGATCAATTAGCTGAAGTCGGTTACATAGCAATTGCACCCGACTTACTTTCAGGCATGGGTCCGGATGGAGGTAAAACCAGCGATTTCGCCGACAGAAATGCCGCACGTGACGGAATCTACAAACTTACGCCCGAACAAGTCAGTGCCGATTTAAATGCGACTTTTGATTACGTCTCTAATTTAGAGGCGTGCAACGGTAAAGTAGCTGTTGGCGGGTTCTGCTGGGGAGGTTCACAGACTTTTCGTTTCGCAACAAATAATTCGGATTTAAAAGCGGCGTTTGTTTTTTACGGCCGCAGACCTAAAGAGAAAGAAGCCCTGGAGAAAATCAAATGCCCGGTGTACGGTTTTTATGGAGGCAACGATGCCCGCGTCAACGCGACCATTCCGGAGACCGTTGAACTTATGAAAGCCTTGGATAAAACTTATGACCCGGTAACTTATGAAGGCGCCGGACACGGTTTTATGCGCGCGGGTGAGGCTCCCGATGCATCTGAAGCAAATAAAAAAGCCCGTGCTGAAGGCTGGGCGCGCTGGAAGAAGCTACTTAAGGAGATTTGA
- a CDS encoding YfhO family protein, with protein MDNAIIDMLNVKYLISYYPIPDERFKQVLNSQPFVFENTAVLPRAYFVDSVRVINDEMEFYEFLKSGDFNPAQEAVLEEAPKFEVGHSEKNQVVITSYDIHEIKLKAEVAEPALMVLSEIYYPAGWKAFVNGEETKIYKTNAILRSIFLEPGNHEIEFVFESKALKMGLWISFTSLFILLGILVYSWRFQRRPAEYRKTFYPTIYL; from the coding sequence ATGGATAACGCAATCATCGACATGCTGAATGTCAAATATTTAATTTCGTATTACCCGATTCCGGACGAGCGCTTCAAACAGGTATTAAACAGCCAACCGTTTGTCTTTGAGAATACTGCGGTATTGCCGAGAGCTTATTTTGTCGATTCGGTGCGAGTTATAAATGATGAGATGGAATTTTATGAGTTTTTGAAGTCAGGAGATTTCAACCCAGCTCAGGAGGCAGTTTTAGAAGAAGCGCCCAAATTCGAAGTTGGTCACTCTGAGAAAAATCAGGTTGTGATTACCTCGTATGATATCCATGAAATTAAGTTGAAAGCAGAAGTTGCGGAGCCGGCTCTGATGGTTTTAAGTGAAATTTACTATCCGGCCGGCTGGAAGGCTTTTGTGAATGGGGAAGAAACCAAAATTTACAAAACCAACGCTATTTTAAGGTCGATTTTTCTGGAACCGGGAAATCATGAGATTGAATTTGTTTTTGAATCGAAAGCGCTGAAAATGGGCCTTTGGATTTCATTTACCAGCCTTTTCATTTTGTTGGGTATTTTGGTTTATTCATGGCGTTTTCAAAGGCGGCCTGCTGAGTATCGTAAGACGTTTTACCCCACTATTTATTTATAA
- a CDS encoding efflux RND transporter periplasmic adaptor subunit, protein MKVTKRQFLYGLSIVGLILLGFLFFNDGSVGDAIGDAPKYKEFEVRRGTFEIIVSATGEVKPIDRIEIKSKASGVVEELPVEEGDIIQKGDLIARLDQKDERAEVEQTQANFGIAKAELKQAEHTYGRRDKLFQRGLISEEELGVIELNLAIAKGKLIQAKTALARATERLAEAIVLAPINGIILQKYVEEGQIIASGVSNVSGGTPIADIADMSSVHIEAGIDEIDIGKIEAGQTALVVAEAYPERRFRGKIVRISPEARIEQNVTLFDVIIEVENRSGLLKSGMNANAEITIVRQEDVLLAPAMALKMPGGRKGKGRRNIRMALLKQENEFVPQRVEIGLSNFKDAVIVSGLNEGDIVGVPMVSRLMDANNRFAERIRSTRGFGASGNSSSSSNQRGRQSN, encoded by the coding sequence ATGAAAGTAACAAAAAGGCAGTTTCTTTATGGACTGAGTATCGTTGGACTGATCCTCTTGGGATTTCTTTTTTTCAACGATGGTTCGGTTGGCGATGCAATTGGCGACGCCCCGAAATACAAAGAGTTTGAAGTTCGTCGAGGCACTTTTGAAATCATTGTGTCTGCCACTGGTGAAGTAAAACCCATTGATCGGATCGAAATTAAATCAAAAGCCAGTGGCGTCGTTGAAGAACTGCCAGTCGAGGAAGGCGATATCATCCAAAAGGGTGACTTAATCGCGCGGCTTGATCAAAAAGACGAACGGGCAGAAGTTGAGCAAACCCAGGCAAACTTTGGTATTGCCAAAGCAGAATTAAAACAAGCAGAACATACCTACGGCCGGAGAGATAAGCTTTTCCAGAGGGGGCTTATTTCCGAAGAGGAGCTTGGTGTAATCGAGCTGAATTTAGCGATCGCGAAAGGAAAACTTATTCAAGCAAAAACAGCTTTGGCGCGAGCGACTGAGCGGCTGGCCGAAGCAATTGTCCTCGCACCAATCAACGGTATCATTTTACAAAAATATGTTGAGGAGGGGCAGATCATAGCCTCAGGGGTGAGCAATGTTAGCGGCGGCACTCCGATTGCCGATATTGCTGATATGAGTTCAGTGCACATCGAAGCTGGCATTGATGAAATAGACATCGGTAAAATCGAAGCAGGGCAAACAGCGCTTGTGGTTGCTGAAGCGTATCCTGAACGAAGGTTCAGGGGGAAAATTGTGCGCATTTCGCCTGAAGCAAGAATCGAACAAAACGTCACGCTTTTTGATGTTATCATTGAAGTGGAAAACAGAAGTGGTTTATTAAAATCCGGTATGAATGCTAATGCTGAGATTACCATCGTCAGACAAGAAGATGTCTTATTGGCGCCGGCTATGGCCTTAAAAATGCCCGGGGGCCGAAAAGGAAAAGGCCGGCGAAATATACGCATGGCCTTGCTGAAACAAGAGAATGAATTTGTTCCGCAAAGAGTTGAGATCGGGCTTTCTAACTTTAAAGACGCAGTGATTGTTTCGGGTTTGAATGAAGGGGACATTGTCGGTGTTCCCATGGTTTCCCGGTTGATGGACGCCAACAATAGATTTGCGGAGCGAATCAGAAGCACCAGGGGCTTTGGAGCGAGTGGCAATTCTTCTTCGTCCTCCAATCAAAGAGGCAGACAAAGTAATTAA
- a CDS encoding glycosyltransferase yields MRVVVFGLGPQFKGGIANYTTSLAKTLDKIKNVEVHLVSWIQQYPAIIPRDFIDRSSKTDLLEGTNVKVNYLTNYNNPKTWHETYRTIVEINPDIVLFQWSIALQGIPLGYITRKLRKHQEIEIIFDLHFVVQKEGSIIDNTLTKYGISCSNSYVVHSFKTAEELKQTFPKFNFILSESGKRSPDKNLRNIIKLYHPVYDMFTPASHFDIEAEKCRLKLKKNVFLSFGFIRHYKGLHNTIKAFARVKEKRDDVTLLIVGESLWSTLDPNKLSTKIKMWFFKFLSAVFIRNGESGLNYQPLDLIDEFSIADSVTVVNEYIANEDVHKYLQVSDCMILYYLTATPSGVESLAYNFNLPILATRIGHFPETIKEGFNGYLAEPDDIDSMAETMIRFLEQPIQKQNVAKRAAEFSWENYAKSIINK; encoded by the coding sequence ATGCGAGTCGTCGTTTTCGGTTTAGGCCCTCAATTCAAAGGTGGAATCGCAAATTACACCACTTCACTTGCAAAAACTCTTGATAAAATCAAAAACGTCGAAGTCCATCTTGTGTCCTGGATTCAGCAGTACCCGGCTATTATCCCGAGAGATTTTATCGACCGAAGCAGTAAAACAGATTTATTGGAGGGCACGAATGTAAAAGTCAATTACTTGACAAACTACAATAATCCGAAAACCTGGCATGAGACCTACCGAACTATTGTGGAAATCAATCCGGATATCGTGCTTTTTCAGTGGTCTATCGCTTTGCAGGGAATTCCTTTAGGTTACATCACTCGCAAACTTAGGAAGCACCAAGAGATCGAAATAATATTTGATCTGCACTTTGTCGTGCAAAAGGAAGGAAGCATCATTGATAATACGCTTACAAAATACGGCATATCCTGCTCAAACAGCTATGTCGTTCATTCTTTTAAAACCGCTGAGGAGCTAAAACAAACTTTTCCAAAATTCAATTTCATTTTGAGTGAAAGCGGCAAAAGATCACCGGATAAAAATTTGCGCAATATTATCAAGCTATATCATCCGGTTTACGACATGTTTACCCCAGCTTCTCATTTCGACATTGAGGCGGAAAAATGCAGATTAAAATTAAAAAAGAATGTGTTTTTATCTTTTGGGTTTATTCGGCACTACAAAGGACTTCATAATACCATAAAGGCTTTTGCAAGAGTTAAAGAGAAGCGGGACGATGTCACTCTTCTAATCGTCGGCGAGTCTCTCTGGAGTACCCTGGATCCAAATAAGTTGTCTACCAAAATTAAAATGTGGTTTTTTAAATTTTTAAGCGCTGTGTTTATCCGCAACGGTGAAAGCGGTCTAAATTATCAGCCACTCGATCTAATTGATGAATTCTCGATAGCTGATTCGGTCACGGTCGTCAATGAGTATATTGCAAATGAGGACGTTCATAAGTATCTGCAAGTCAGTGATTGCATGATTTTATATTATCTAACAGCGACCCCATCGGGAGTAGAGTCGCTTGCTTACAATTTTAATTTACCGATTCTGGCAACTCGCATCGGTCATTTTCCCGAGACCATCAAAGAAGGGTTCAACGGATACTTAGCTGAGCCCGATGATATAGATTCCATGGCGGAGACGATGATAAGATTTTTAGAGCAGCCAATTCAAAAACAAAACGTAGCTAAAAGGGCTGCAGAGTTTAGCTGGGAGAATTATGCTAAAAGCATTATAAATAAATAG